From the Bacteroidota bacterium genome, one window contains:
- a CDS encoding response regulator yields the protein MDQNFTFPPIPENEPERIRALRSYGVLDTAPELNLDAITQLASQICDTPIAMISLIDENRQWFKSRVGFNAEEFSRSQSFCQYSILGDELFIVPNAKNDERFANNPMVSGKPHLCFYAGAPLIDPNGFKLGALCVLDKREKELSDFQKNAMKLLANQVVSHFILTKKKRELEQSNAVLENFFMLSRDFMCISTEDGYFLKISDSFTKELGYTQEELTGLPFITFVHPEDIPDTMNVLESLGTKHENILFFRNRYRRKDGTYMWVSWNAYPNADDKLIYATARDVTELKDSEDLKKRNDELEKEKIDAQRQAKLKEEFLTTMSHEIRTPLNAIVGISNLLVKSEKLPERESEYSRVIHLNSNYLLKLVNEILDLTKIDSGKLHLESREFNLKENLEGIIQSFENSERVNKNIKLNLNLSGDFPESISSDATRLDQILVNLISNAIKFTSNGSVTLSAEQVHDEEEYVTIKFSVKDTGMGIPSEKQEIIFDPFVQASDSTTRVFGGTGLGLGIVRKLIQLFGSEIILTSEVGKGSEFYFTIRFSKKEKALAAKSISFIPTDEDRQSLNNLRILVVEDNPFNQMVAVDTLKEWNPTFEIEVAENGNIALQKLQEHQFDLILMDLLMPELDGYETAVIIRNVEKGWDKNIPIIAMTAHGSTPELEKCFQCGMNDFIVKPFDPDVLFQKIIRANKHKLSVS from the coding sequence ATGGATCAGAATTTTACTTTTCCACCTATACCAGAAAATGAACCGGAACGTATACGTGCATTGCGATCCTATGGAGTTTTGGACACAGCTCCCGAGCTGAACCTCGATGCAATCACTCAGCTTGCATCTCAAATCTGCGATACACCGATAGCAATGATCAGCCTGATCGATGAGAATCGTCAGTGGTTTAAGTCGCGAGTTGGATTCAACGCGGAGGAATTTTCAAGGAGCCAATCTTTTTGTCAGTACTCTATCCTGGGCGATGAATTATTTATTGTTCCAAATGCAAAAAATGATGAGCGTTTTGCGAACAATCCGATGGTGTCGGGAAAGCCGCATTTGTGTTTTTATGCAGGCGCCCCGCTCATTGATCCCAATGGATTTAAGCTGGGAGCATTGTGTGTGCTTGATAAACGTGAAAAAGAATTATCGGATTTTCAGAAAAATGCGATGAAACTTCTGGCGAACCAGGTTGTTTCTCATTTTATTCTGACAAAAAAGAAGCGTGAACTGGAGCAGTCAAATGCTGTCCTGGAAAATTTTTTCATGTTGTCACGTGACTTCATGTGTATCTCAACTGAGGATGGGTATTTTTTGAAGATCAGTGATTCGTTTACCAAAGAGCTTGGTTATACTCAGGAAGAATTAACCGGATTACCCTTTATTACTTTCGTTCATCCGGAAGATATTCCTGATACTATGAATGTGCTCGAAAGTCTGGGTACAAAACATGAAAATATTCTCTTTTTCAGAAACCGGTACAGAAGAAAAGATGGTACCTATATGTGGGTGAGCTGGAATGCTTATCCGAATGCAGATGACAAACTCATTTATGCAACAGCCAGAGATGTAACTGAATTAAAAGATTCAGAAGATCTCAAAAAAAGAAATGATGAGCTTGAAAAGGAAAAGATAGATGCGCAGCGACAAGCGAAATTAAAGGAGGAGTTTCTGACAACAATGAGCCATGAAATCCGCACACCGCTGAATGCGATCGTCGGGATTTCAAATTTACTTGTTAAGTCAGAAAAGCTTCCGGAACGGGAGTCGGAATACAGTAGAGTCATTCATTTGAATTCGAATTATCTGCTGAAACTTGTCAATGAAATCCTTGATCTCACTAAAATTGATTCCGGAAAACTTCATTTGGAGAGCAGAGAATTTAATTTGAAAGAAAACCTGGAGGGAATTATTCAGTCTTTCGAAAATTCTGAACGGGTAAATAAAAACATTAAACTGAATTTAAATTTATCCGGAGATTTTCCGGAAAGTATAAGCAGCGATGCAACCCGACTGGATCAGATTCTTGTGAACCTGATTTCAAACGCGATCAAATTTACATCGAATGGCTCAGTGACCTTATCGGCAGAACAAGTTCATGATGAAGAGGAATACGTGACAATAAAATTTTCCGTGAAAGATACCGGAATGGGAATTCCATCGGAGAAACAGGAAATCATCTTTGATCCATTTGTGCAGGCAAGCGACTCGACTACTCGAGTTTTCGGTGGTACCGGACTTGGATTGGGCATTGTTCGAAAACTGATTCAATTGTTCGGTTCTGAAATCATTTTGACCAGTGAAGTCGGAAAAGGTTCGGAGTTTTATTTTACCATTCGTTTCAGTAAGAAAGAGAAAGCATTAGCTGCTAAATCAATTTCTTTTATCCCGACGGATGAGGACCGGCAATCCCTCAATAATCTGAGAATACTGGTTGTAGAAGACAATCCGTTTAATCAAATGGTTGCAGTGGATACTTTGAAAGAGTGGAACCCGACTTTTGAAATTGAAGTTGCCGAAAATGGAAATATAGCATTGCAAAAGTTGCAGGAGCATCAGTTCGATTTAATTCTGATGGATTTATTGATGCCGGAACTGGATGGCTACGAAACAGCCGTGATCATCCGCAATGTAGAAAAGGGCTGGGATAAAAATATACCGATTATCGCCATGACAGCACACGGTTCTACACCTGAGCTTGAAAAATGTTTTCAGTGCGGTATGAATGATTTTATTGTTAAGCCATTTGATCCGGATGTTTTGTTTCAAAAGATCATTCGGGCTAATAAACATAAATTATCCGTTAGCTGA